In Phreatobacter aquaticus, a single genomic region encodes these proteins:
- a CDS encoding response regulator produces MSIKAEILVVDDVEAVRASLFEALSAAGYAPTCVGSGSDALAALAHKRFAVAVTDIWMADIDGLKLIKMIRESNRDLPILAMTGGGPRLTIETAGSLAEVWGAERVFVKPFDEDLLIQTIDAIVAKQPH; encoded by the coding sequence ATGTCAATCAAGGCTGAGATTCTGGTCGTCGATGATGTTGAAGCGGTGCGTGCATCACTGTTCGAGGCGCTTTCCGCCGCGGGCTATGCGCCGACATGTGTAGGCTCGGGAAGCGATGCGCTTGCGGCGCTTGCCCACAAGAGGTTCGCTGTCGCCGTGACTGACATCTGGATGGCAGACATCGACGGTCTCAAGCTGATCAAAATGATACGAGAAAGCAATCGCGATCTCCCCATCCTGGCCATGACAGGAGGTGGTCCGCGCCTAACGATAGAAACCGCAGGCTCCCTCGCCGAGGTTTGGGGCGCCGAGCGTGTCTTCGTGAAACCCTTCGACGAAGACCTTCTCATCCAGACGATCGACGCAATTGTAGCCAAGCAACCGCATTAG
- the mnmA gene encoding tRNA 2-thiouridine(34) synthase MnmA — translation MLNSLDIAKPPHATRVVVAMSGGVDSSVVAALMAEEGYDVIGVTLQLYDHGAAIHRKGACCAGQDINDARRVAERLGIPHYVLDYEERFKAAVIDRFAQSYADGETPIPCVDCNRHVKFADLLQTARDLGADVLATGHYVASGALADGRRAMYRPVDADRDQSYFLFATTPDQLDLLRFPLGRMTKPEVREHARRFDLSVADKADSQDICFVPSGKYTAIVEKLKPEAAESGDIVHVDGRVLGRHDGIMRFTIGQRRGIGVAAREPLYVVGLDAATRQVVVGPKEALATRAIGLRDLNWLGDRPLQPGETLDCFAKVRSTRPPKAAILRATADGAEIELLDGEDGVAPGQACVLYDAAEGSSRVLGGGFIRRLPDTTRLAPASALHAAF, via the coding sequence ATGCTGAACAGCCTCGACATCGCCAAGCCGCCGCACGCGACACGCGTGGTGGTTGCCATGTCGGGTGGCGTGGATTCCTCCGTCGTCGCAGCGCTGATGGCGGAAGAGGGCTATGACGTCATCGGCGTGACGCTGCAGCTCTACGACCATGGCGCGGCAATCCACCGCAAGGGCGCCTGCTGCGCCGGCCAGGACATCAACGACGCGCGCCGCGTCGCCGAGCGGCTGGGCATTCCCCATTACGTGCTCGACTACGAGGAGCGGTTCAAGGCCGCCGTCATCGACCGCTTCGCCCAGTCCTATGCCGATGGCGAGACGCCGATCCCCTGCGTCGACTGCAACCGCCATGTGAAATTCGCCGATCTCCTGCAGACCGCGCGCGACCTCGGCGCTGATGTTCTGGCCACCGGCCATTATGTCGCGAGCGGCGCGCTCGCCGACGGCCGCCGCGCGATGTACCGCCCGGTCGATGCCGACCGCGACCAGAGCTATTTCCTGTTCGCCACCACGCCCGACCAGCTCGACCTGCTGCGCTTTCCGCTCGGCCGCATGACCAAGCCGGAAGTGCGCGAGCATGCCCGCCGCTTCGATCTCTCGGTCGCCGACAAGGCCGACAGCCAGGACATCTGCTTCGTGCCCTCGGGCAAGTACACGGCCATCGTCGAGAAGCTGAAGCCGGAAGCCGCAGAGTCGGGCGACATCGTCCATGTCGACGGCCGCGTGCTTGGCCGCCATGACGGCATCATGCGCTTCACCATCGGCCAGCGCCGCGGCATCGGCGTTGCCGCCCGCGAGCCGCTCTATGTCGTCGGCCTCGACGCCGCCACCCGCCAGGTGGTGGTCGGCCCGAAGGAGGCGCTCGCCACCCGTGCCATCGGCCTGCGCGATCTCAACTGGCTCGGCGACCGGCCGCTCCAGCCCGGCGAGACGCTCGACTGTTTCGCCAAGGTGCGCTCCACCCGCCCGCCCAAGGCGGCGATCCTGCGCGCCACCGCGGACGGCGCCGAGATCGAGCTGCTCGACGGCGAGGACGGCGTTGCGCCCGGCCAGGCCTGCGTGCTCTATGACGCTGCGGAAGGGTCGTCGCGCGTCCTTGGCGGCGGCTTCATCCGCCGCCTTCCCGACACCACCCGGCTTGCCCCCGCAAGCGCCCTCCACGCCGCGTTCTGA
- a CDS encoding MarR family winged helix-turn-helix transcriptional regulator: MAPKSIRTDVLARLFEQSTRALHSSGHSHGLFPAQWTALRYFSTADRPQCTAMSLARFQGMAFGPVSRTVRTLISKGLLRKAGSAGKGRAELLEVSDEGRLILEQDPLVSVVDALAMSDDAEREALAKALERVLMALQSKVGPDLEAE; this comes from the coding sequence ATGGCGCCAAAATCGATCAGAACTGACGTATTAGCGCGTCTCTTCGAGCAATCGACCCGTGCGCTGCACTCGTCCGGCCATAGCCACGGCCTGTTCCCCGCTCAATGGACCGCGCTGCGCTATTTCTCGACAGCCGATCGCCCACAATGCACGGCGATGAGCCTTGCTCGCTTTCAGGGAATGGCGTTCGGCCCAGTGTCCCGTACTGTCCGGACGCTCATCTCCAAGGGCTTGCTGCGCAAGGCCGGCTCCGCCGGAAAGGGACGAGCCGAACTTCTCGAGGTCTCGGACGAAGGTCGGTTGATTCTGGAGCAGGATCCGCTGGTGAGCGTGGTCGATGCACTGGCGATGTCGGATGACGCCGAGCGTGAAGCCCTTGCAAAGGCTCTGGAGCGCGTCTTGATGGCCCTTCAGTCGAAAGTCGGGCCAGATCTCGAAGCGGAATGA
- a CDS encoding sensor histidine kinase encodes MKIDFWKRRLAIALASLLGLAATLVADPARARSSAFVGPNADFAIDIAGQWTIEDMAGPEGATRFIRADGVRAANYGAAHGPQAAMWLRVVVPTDLTTAGGVVVLTVRESRIRTLEVYRHQAGGFDTQTWRLGVPLDTARLATRYPSIALPESAKGETIFIRFHTPSSMRASVWLQNETSYLKTYVFEMMFFGVLFGVLLALLIYFTSAAVASRDPTTGALAFLVLCFGCHIIGDQAFFETFIVPGAVNASRILSITATAFIYAISLYYALQSLRARENFPTFGRALHYCVWFLAAFAIAVAVETTAGGVMLRRLSPIVGLFTISTVLGLVLATATRQPRRAIDYILCWGPAMATGVARLIPDVVPHDGFNPVLINLLYPAFALSLLLAGISAAGDIRRRERALTSAAAENAERLRAFAESASDSFWETNGAGQIVFASGPASSIAGLAVGKSVHSVLEADPGVHLKPGQAVSRAPLQRDDGHSGHRHLRLSAVPIAGGGWRGIVSDVTDEVAEAERSSRQSRMAAIGQMAGGVAHEINNLLHPVINLTRRTSESFGEDDERRRWLDVVRTSGMRAAEIVAALLTSVRPIPDDGRRAPLGDALKEIAEEVRALVPGSTRLETRFELQGGPVVPVTEVFQVVANLVINAVHATRGGSVVLTYGPAGNIAGECLELTVEDDGIGMDQTTLRRASEPFFSTKPQGEGTGLGLSIVQGIASQWGGELKITSALGKGTRVTISLPLSLHNAPGEQVTRQRSVG; translated from the coding sequence ATGAAGATCGATTTCTGGAAACGGCGACTGGCTATCGCACTTGCCAGCCTCCTGGGATTGGCAGCGACTTTGGTCGCAGATCCCGCACGCGCCCGGTCCAGCGCCTTCGTCGGTCCAAATGCAGACTTCGCGATCGATATCGCGGGCCAATGGACGATCGAGGACATGGCCGGACCGGAAGGAGCCACTCGCTTCATCCGTGCCGACGGTGTGAGAGCCGCAAACTATGGTGCAGCGCATGGCCCGCAGGCCGCGATGTGGTTGCGCGTGGTGGTGCCGACCGACCTCACCACAGCGGGCGGTGTCGTCGTTCTGACTGTCCGGGAATCGCGAATTCGCACATTGGAGGTCTATCGGCACCAGGCCGGCGGTTTCGACACGCAAACCTGGCGCCTGGGAGTACCCTTGGACACGGCCCGGCTTGCCACTCGCTACCCTTCGATCGCCTTGCCAGAAAGCGCGAAGGGCGAAACCATTTTCATTCGCTTCCATACGCCATCATCGATGCGGGCATCAGTATGGCTGCAGAATGAGACCAGCTATTTGAAGACATATGTCTTCGAAATGATGTTTTTCGGCGTTCTATTCGGCGTCCTGCTTGCCCTGCTCATCTATTTTACGTCCGCAGCAGTTGCAAGCAGAGACCCGACGACAGGCGCCCTGGCCTTTCTTGTATTGTGTTTCGGATGCCACATCATCGGCGACCAGGCATTTTTCGAAACATTCATCGTGCCAGGAGCCGTAAATGCTTCGAGGATATTGTCAATCACTGCGACTGCATTCATCTATGCGATTTCTCTCTACTATGCACTGCAGTCGCTGCGCGCGCGAGAGAACTTCCCGACATTTGGACGTGCCTTACACTATTGCGTCTGGTTCTTGGCCGCATTTGCTATTGCCGTCGCTGTTGAAACGACAGCTGGCGGGGTCATGCTTCGTCGGCTCAGCCCAATCGTCGGGCTTTTCACCATCAGCACGGTCCTTGGGTTGGTGCTTGCCACCGCAACAAGACAGCCTCGGCGTGCAATCGACTACATCTTGTGTTGGGGACCGGCCATGGCGACAGGTGTTGCCCGACTGATCCCTGACGTCGTGCCCCATGACGGATTCAATCCAGTCCTCATCAATCTTCTCTACCCGGCCTTTGCGTTGTCTCTGCTGCTTGCCGGCATTTCGGCCGCAGGCGACATCAGACGCCGAGAACGCGCGCTCACCTCGGCAGCAGCCGAGAACGCCGAGCGCTTGAGGGCCTTTGCCGAAAGCGCCTCCGACAGCTTCTGGGAAACGAACGGTGCGGGTCAGATCGTCTTCGCGTCTGGACCTGCCTCGTCCATAGCCGGCCTGGCGGTCGGAAAATCGGTTCATTCGGTGCTCGAGGCAGATCCCGGTGTCCACCTGAAGCCCGGGCAGGCCGTGTCGAGGGCACCTTTGCAGCGCGACGATGGCCATTCTGGCCATCGACACCTCCGCCTCTCGGCAGTGCCCATCGCGGGCGGCGGATGGCGCGGGATCGTCTCTGACGTCACGGATGAAGTAGCGGAAGCCGAGCGCAGCAGCCGGCAAAGCCGAATGGCGGCCATTGGCCAGATGGCCGGCGGCGTTGCCCATGAGATCAACAATCTCCTTCATCCGGTCATCAATCTAACCCGTCGCACGAGCGAGTCCTTTGGAGAAGATGACGAGCGGCGACGCTGGCTGGATGTTGTGCGGACCTCCGGAATGCGCGCCGCCGAAATCGTGGCCGCTCTCCTCACCTCGGTGCGTCCGATCCCCGACGACGGCCGCCGCGCGCCACTCGGCGATGCGCTCAAAGAGATCGCGGAGGAAGTGCGCGCGCTGGTTCCAGGCTCCACTCGCCTGGAGACGCGCTTCGAGCTGCAGGGAGGCCCGGTCGTTCCTGTAACCGAGGTTTTTCAGGTTGTGGCCAATCTGGTGATCAACGCGGTCCATGCCACCCGCGGCGGATCGGTTGTCCTGACCTATGGCCCAGCTGGAAACATCGCCGGCGAGTGTCTTGAACTGACCGTGGAAGATGACGGCATAGGGATGGACCAGACAACATTGCGCCGAGCGTCGGAGCCCTTCTTTTCAACAAAGCCCCAGGGAGAAGGCACCGGCCTGGGGCTCTCCATTGTCCAAGGCATTGCCTCCCAATGGGGAGGTGAACTCAAGATCACGTCCGCTTTGGGAAAGGGGACCCGGGTCACGATTTCCCTGCCGCTCTCATTGCACAACGCGCCTGGCGAGCAAGTCACGAGACAGAGGTCCGTCGGGTGA
- a CDS encoding TAXI family TRAP transporter solute-binding subunit, translating into MSGFITRRTALIAGAGLATLGSPALAQSRRRLTVATGGTGGVYFVYGGGLARVLTEKLPNTQVTAQVTGGSVDNINLVTSGDADLGFSTLDSVVDALNGVAAYTQGGKRDVKVVAVLYDNVMHVVGQPSLNSIADMKGKRIGVGSAGSSTEGWADRMLEAAGLNPKTDITRDNLGVAECANALADGKIAGFFWGGGVPTAAVRDLAQGGRTPMKLLNSDKELVALDRKYPGLYRSSVMPPNSYAGQTQPVSGVGVANVMVVDGKAPAALVTMMLEGIFNNLTDMQAIHPEARKLNLQSAATKTAVAFHPAAEAFYKARGVAM; encoded by the coding sequence ATGTCCGGTTTCATCACCCGCCGCACCGCGCTCATCGCTGGCGCCGGCCTCGCCACCCTTGGCAGCCCGGCTCTCGCCCAGTCACGTCGCCGTCTCACGGTTGCCACCGGCGGCACCGGCGGCGTCTATTTCGTCTATGGCGGCGGTCTTGCCCGCGTGCTCACCGAGAAGCTGCCGAACACCCAGGTCACCGCTCAGGTCACCGGCGGTTCGGTCGACAACATCAACCTCGTCACCTCGGGCGATGCCGATCTCGGCTTCTCCACGCTCGATTCGGTGGTCGATGCGCTGAACGGCGTTGCGGCCTACACCCAAGGCGGCAAGCGCGACGTGAAGGTCGTGGCCGTGCTCTATGACAACGTCATGCACGTGGTCGGCCAGCCGTCGCTCAATTCGATCGCCGACATGAAGGGCAAGCGCATCGGCGTCGGCTCGGCCGGATCCTCCACCGAGGGCTGGGCTGACCGCATGCTGGAGGCCGCCGGCCTCAATCCGAAGACCGATATCACGCGCGACAATCTGGGCGTTGCCGAATGCGCCAATGCGCTCGCCGACGGCAAGATCGCCGGCTTCTTCTGGGGCGGTGGCGTGCCGACCGCGGCGGTGCGCGACCTCGCCCAGGGCGGCCGCACGCCGATGAAGCTGCTCAATTCGGACAAGGAACTGGTCGCCCTCGACCGGAAATATCCGGGTCTCTACCGCTCCTCGGTGATGCCGCCGAATTCCTATGCCGGCCAGACCCAGCCTGTTTCGGGCGTGGGCGTTGCCAATGTGATGGTCGTCGACGGCAAGGCGCCGGCCGCACTGGTGACGATGATGCTGGAAGGCATCTTCAACAACCTGACCGACATGCAGGCGATCCATCCGGAGGCGCGCAAGCTCAACCTGCAGAGCGCCGCCACCAAGACCGCCGTCGCCTTCCATCCGGCGGCGGAGGCCTTCTACAAGGCGCGCGGCGTCGCAATGTAA
- a CDS encoding class I SAM-dependent methyltransferase codes for MAAAELDTQSIQKAYARWAPIYDALFGSITTTGRRAAAAAATKVGGRVLEVGVGTGIALPDYGQNCRVIGLDLSFDMLKIARKRVDDGLPHVEGILQMDAGRLAFPDAAFDCVVAMYLITVVPDPEGVMRELNRVCKPGGEVILVNHFAAESGIRAWVEKAAAPFGDKLGWHPDFPFSRVMGEADLTMVEKRPAGFGGLFTLVRFKKAG; via the coding sequence ATGGCAGCAGCCGAGCTTGATACCCAGTCGATCCAGAAGGCCTATGCCCGCTGGGCGCCGATCTATGACGCGCTCTTCGGGTCGATCACCACCACCGGCCGGCGCGCGGCAGCGGCTGCCGCCACCAAGGTCGGCGGGCGCGTGCTGGAAGTCGGCGTCGGCACCGGCATCGCGCTGCCCGATTATGGCCAGAACTGCCGGGTGATCGGTCTCGATCTCTCCTTCGACATGCTGAAAATCGCCCGCAAACGCGTCGACGATGGTCTGCCCCATGTCGAGGGCATCCTGCAGATGGATGCCGGCCGCCTCGCCTTCCCCGATGCCGCCTTCGACTGCGTGGTGGCCATGTACCTCATCACCGTCGTGCCCGACCCGGAAGGCGTGATGCGCGAGCTCAACCGCGTCTGCAAGCCGGGCGGCGAAGTGATCCTGGTCAACCATTTCGCCGCCGAGAGCGGCATCCGCGCCTGGGTTGAGAAGGCTGCCGCCCCCTTCGGCGACAAGCTCGGCTGGCACCCGGACTTCCCGTTCTCCCGCGTCATGGGCGAGGCCGACCTCACCATGGTGGAGAAGCGACCGGCCGGCTTCGGCGGGCTGTTCACGCTGGTGCGGTTCAAGAAGGCCGGCTGA
- a CDS encoding gamma-glutamyl-gamma-aminobutyrate hydrolase family protein, with product MARPVVGVIGNAHMVENRFSAQLVGERNMRAVADVAGALPLMFAGSPEITDVGALLDVVDGILLTGARANVHPSRFNTEPHPAHEPYDPERDCVALALCEACVERGIPIFGICRGFQEMNVAFGGSLHPEIRELPGRMNHRMPRLPTGEIHPDPQVVFADRHDVSLVPNGTFARLFGRDTIRVNSLHGQGILEPGSRVVIEGIAEDGTAEAIRIAEAPSFALGVQWHAEYDPHCNPVNRALFEAFGQALKTRAKVAA from the coding sequence ATGGCAAGGCCCGTTGTCGGCGTGATCGGCAATGCGCACATGGTCGAGAACCGCTTCTCGGCCCAGCTGGTCGGCGAGCGCAACATGCGCGCTGTTGCCGATGTCGCAGGCGCCCTGCCGCTGATGTTCGCCGGCTCGCCCGAGATCACCGATGTGGGCGCCCTGCTCGATGTCGTCGACGGCATCCTGCTCACCGGCGCCCGCGCCAATGTCCACCCTTCCCGCTTCAACACCGAGCCGCACCCGGCCCACGAACCCTATGATCCCGAGCGCGACTGCGTGGCGCTGGCGCTCTGCGAGGCTTGCGTCGAGCGCGGCATTCCGATCTTCGGCATCTGCCGCGGCTTCCAGGAGATGAACGTCGCATTCGGCGGCTCGCTCCACCCGGAGATCCGCGAGCTTCCCGGCCGGATGAACCACCGCATGCCGCGCCTGCCGACCGGCGAGATCCATCCCGATCCCCAGGTGGTCTTCGCCGACCGCCACGATGTCAGCCTGGTGCCGAATGGCACTTTTGCCCGCCTGTTCGGCCGCGACACGATCCGCGTCAATTCGCTACACGGCCAGGGCATCCTGGAGCCGGGCAGCCGCGTCGTCATCGAGGGCATTGCCGAGGACGGCACGGCGGAGGCGATCCGCATCGCGGAGGCCCCCTCCTTCGCGCTCGGCGTCCAGTGGCACGCGGAATATGACCCGCACTGCAATCCGGTGAACCGCGCCCTGTTCGAGGCCTTCGGCCAGGCGCTGAAGACAAGGGCGAAGGTGGCGGCTTAG
- a CDS encoding DUF1045 domain-containing protein — MTVRYALYAAPPPDDPLWSFGSDTIGYDAATARALAFPSGAPFDAPDWAALTDDPRRYGFHGTLKAPFALADGFGEADLMEAAMLFAERRPAFTVKALEVVSLKSFVALVPAERSDDLHALADDCVRVFDGFRAPTSEADRARRLKSPLTERQIAQLDQWGYPYVFDDFRYHMTLTGSLPEERRAPVAAALAARYRPIAAPFRVDALVLFRQEARDRQFTILARFPFEG; from the coding sequence ATGACCGTTCGCTACGCCCTCTATGCCGCCCCGCCGCCCGACGATCCGCTCTGGAGCTTCGGCAGCGACACGATCGGCTATGACGCCGCCACTGCGCGGGCCCTGGCCTTTCCATCGGGTGCCCCCTTCGACGCGCCAGACTGGGCGGCGCTCACGGATGATCCCCGTCGCTATGGCTTTCACGGCACGCTGAAGGCGCCCTTCGCGCTGGCAGATGGCTTCGGCGAGGCGGATCTGATGGAAGCCGCCATGCTGTTTGCCGAGCGCCGGCCGGCCTTCACGGTCAAGGCGCTCGAGGTCGTGTCGCTGAAGTCCTTCGTCGCGCTGGTGCCGGCCGAACGGTCGGATGATCTCCACGCTTTGGCTGATGATTGCGTTCGGGTCTTCGACGGGTTCCGTGCGCCGACCTCGGAGGCCGACCGGGCGCGGCGGCTGAAGAGCCCGCTCACCGAGCGGCAGATCGCCCAACTCGATCAATGGGGCTATCCCTATGTGTTCGACGATTTCCGCTACCACATGACGCTGACCGGCTCGCTGCCGGAAGAGCGGCGCGCGCCCGTCGCCGCGGCACTCGCCGCGCGCTACCGCCCGATCGCCGCGCCGTTTCGCGTCGATGCGCTGGTGCTGTTCCGGCAGGAGGCGCGCGACCGGCAATTCACGATCCTGGCGCGTTTTCCGTTCGAGGGGTGA
- a CDS encoding tetratricopeptide repeat protein: protein MIARVLTTILAIAIPAVVSAQAPSRPGEPLPGCTDTSNCPLIDFTQRALGAGLEGVTLAPGGAAGLLLARTQESALPAFRLIWIDQTPPLSPDRTATEFMRGLTRPDRFCNHRPIAMGASPDGKRGAFDLRCDGGQVQAVQVVLYAVQDEQRTRTLVLLAPLNNGPALLARGQRVIQGAVQAAAVPQRSYAQLREDCADDGDAQRQIAGCNAVLVHPDEANNYAIAVNNRGHAQERSGNLRAALEDYDRAIAREPGYSVAHVNRGRVLSQLERFADAHSALDRALAIDNNIWARLERARVFLRQRDGDRALAELDRTMQAEPRFAEALVERARLRAERNDHRRAAEDFEAALAVEPDNRAAAEGRDKARAQLAASAPVQSGQPNLRQLAQGSAPSTPSHAPSTGIETVRGLMRDKPFTVSYPAEFNQTADAGSELFLDHPGALFQVSLKVAPSAPGASAQSAARSPAAQVATADRSAFRDFSLEQRSLVVLPAGPVHLYVATMTSPMGNRPRLRMVVAEYFGEGRRYELAFTVSEEAFSSAGTSIGFILANFSPNSAPRACCAAPITLPW from the coding sequence ATGATTGCCCGCGTTCTCACGACGATATTGGCCATCGCGATTCCGGCTGTTGTCTCTGCGCAAGCGCCCAGCCGTCCCGGGGAGCCTTTGCCAGGCTGCACTGATACGTCCAATTGTCCGCTGATCGACTTCACCCAAAGGGCCCTGGGCGCCGGACTTGAAGGGGTCACCCTTGCCCCCGGTGGAGCCGCCGGTCTTCTCCTGGCCCGTACACAGGAATCGGCCCTGCCGGCTTTCCGGCTGATCTGGATAGATCAGACACCACCGCTGTCGCCGGACCGAACCGCCACCGAGTTCATGCGTGGGCTGACCCGGCCGGACCGGTTCTGCAACCATCGCCCCATTGCCATGGGAGCTTCGCCAGACGGCAAGCGCGGAGCCTTTGATCTGCGTTGCGACGGTGGGCAAGTTCAGGCGGTCCAGGTGGTTCTCTATGCCGTTCAAGACGAACAGCGCACCCGTACGCTCGTCTTGCTCGCGCCCTTGAACAACGGGCCAGCCCTCCTCGCGCGTGGGCAACGGGTGATCCAGGGCGCCGTGCAGGCAGCGGCCGTGCCTCAGAGAAGCTATGCGCAGTTGCGTGAAGATTGCGCTGACGACGGTGATGCCCAGCGCCAGATCGCTGGTTGCAACGCCGTTCTCGTCCACCCCGACGAGGCCAACAATTATGCGATTGCAGTCAACAACCGGGGCCACGCCCAGGAGCGTTCAGGCAACCTGCGTGCCGCCCTGGAGGATTATGACCGCGCGATCGCGCGCGAACCTGGCTACTCCGTCGCACACGTCAATCGTGGGCGTGTTCTGAGCCAACTCGAGCGCTTTGCGGATGCCCATTCCGCCCTCGACCGGGCCCTTGCGATCGACAACAACATCTGGGCGCGCCTTGAGCGGGCGCGCGTCTTTCTGCGCCAACGCGATGGGGATCGCGCCTTGGCCGAGCTGGACCGAACCATGCAGGCAGAGCCGCGCTTTGCCGAGGCCCTCGTCGAGCGGGCCCGTCTGCGCGCTGAGCGCAATGATCACCGCCGGGCTGCCGAGGATTTCGAGGCGGCTCTAGCGGTCGAGCCTGACAACCGGGCGGCAGCGGAAGGCCGAGACAAGGCGCGCGCCCAATTGGCGGCGTCAGCTCCGGTCCAATCGGGCCAGCCCAATCTCAGGCAGTTGGCTCAGGGGAGCGCTCCCTCAACCCCCTCCCATGCGCCATCGACTGGGATTGAGACGGTCCGTGGACTGATGCGCGACAAGCCCTTCACCGTCTCATACCCGGCTGAATTCAATCAGACGGCGGATGCCGGGTCAGAGCTCTTTCTCGATCATCCCGGTGCGCTGTTCCAGGTGTCGCTCAAGGTCGCGCCATCGGCCCCCGGTGCCAGCGCCCAATCCGCCGCTCGAAGCCCGGCAGCCCAGGTCGCAACAGCCGATCGGTCCGCATTTCGCGACTTCAGCCTGGAGCAAAGGTCCCTCGTTGTGCTCCCGGCAGGGCCGGTCCATCTCTATGTGGCCACCATGACATCTCCGATGGGCAATCGGCCCCGGCTGCGGATGGTGGTCGCGGAGTACTTTGGCGAGGGGCGCCGGTACGAACTGGCATTCACCGTAAGCGAGGAAGCCTTCAGCTCCGCAGGCACTTCGATCGGCTTCATCCTGGCCAATTTTTCGCCGAACAGCGCGCCGCGCGCCTGCTGCGCCGCACCGATCACATTGCCCTGGTAG